The proteins below are encoded in one region of Candidatus Sericytochromatia bacterium:
- a CDS encoding acyltransferase, producing the protein MPPDPSPATAPPATDHLDVLDGLRGVAILWVLAFHVWQLSWLPQQLTIAGWTCQFTHLTETGFSGVELFFFISGFCLLWPFVRALRQGTPAPSWRHYASRRAIKILPSYWLSIVLMLLIARPAWLSDPAQALWNLTAHAFFFQNISPQAETAVNGVLWSLGVEVQFYLIFPLLAWAFVRRPAWTWVGLCGAAIAWRHGVQTWAHPHFHWLMQQLPAYLDLFATGMLGAWLQGRRAPSAPAGLLARGLATAIALGALWAVHSYALGLWQVRHDGGDWPNGYQVAHRWHLALAFLLLTLASMRAWPFWQRLFTWRPLLWLSVISYNLYLWHQFVGRQFMYVWKWPVPATSDPHHDPVWQLSFTIVTIAASLAVAAAITYGFERPLLRGGWAALRDQWRRPR; encoded by the coding sequence ATGCCGCCCGACCCCTCTCCCGCCACTGCCCCGCCCGCCACGGACCACCTGGACGTCCTCGACGGCTTGCGGGGGGTGGCCATCCTGTGGGTGCTGGCCTTCCACGTCTGGCAGCTGTCCTGGTTGCCGCAGCAGCTGACGATCGCCGGCTGGACCTGCCAGTTCACCCACCTCACGGAAACGGGTTTTTCCGGCGTCGAGCTGTTCTTCTTCATCAGCGGCTTCTGCCTGCTGTGGCCCTTCGTGCGGGCGCTGCGCCAGGGCACGCCTGCGCCGAGCTGGCGGCACTACGCCAGCCGGCGGGCGATCAAGATCCTGCCGTCCTACTGGCTCTCGATCGTCTTGATGCTGCTGATCGCCCGGCCGGCCTGGCTGAGCGACCCGGCCCAGGCCCTCTGGAATCTGACCGCCCACGCCTTCTTTTTCCAGAACATCTCGCCGCAGGCCGAGACCGCCGTCAACGGCGTGCTCTGGTCGCTCGGCGTGGAGGTGCAGTTCTACCTGATCTTCCCGCTGCTGGCCTGGGCCTTTGTGCGGCGTCCGGCCTGGACCTGGGTGGGCCTGTGCGGGGCCGCGATCGCCTGGCGCCACGGGGTGCAGACCTGGGCCCATCCGCACTTCCACTGGCTGATGCAGCAACTGCCGGCCTACCTGGACCTGTTCGCCACCGGCATGCTGGGGGCCTGGCTGCAGGGGCGGCGTGCGCCGTCCGCCCCGGCGGGGCTCCTCGCGCGCGGGTTGGCGACGGCGATCGCCCTGGGCGCGCTCTGGGCCGTCCACAGCTACGCCCTCGGCCTCTGGCAGGTGCGCCATGACGGCGGAGACTGGCCCAACGGCTACCAGGTGGCGCATCGCTGGCATCTGGCCCTGGCCTTCCTGCTGCTGACGCTCGCCTCGATGCGGGCCTGGCCGTTCTGGCAACGTCTGTTCACCTGGCGGCCGCTGCTCTGGTTGTCGGTCATCTCCTACAACCTCTACCTGTGGCACCAGTTTGTCGGCCGTCAGTTCATGTACGTCTGGAAATGGCCCGTGCCCGCCACGTCGGACCCGCATCACGACCCGGTCTGGCAACTGAGCTTCACGATCGTGACGATCGCCGCCTCGCTGGCAGTGGCCGCGGCGATCACCTATGGCTTCGAGCGTCCCCTGTTGCGTGGCGGTTGGGCCGCTCTCCGGGACCAGTGGCGGCGGCCCCGCTGA
- a CDS encoding alkaline phosphatase family protein, giving the protein MPRTSWVQGGQALALTGLLLASTPGFDGPAGAVPAPGDKNDGGGERKAPAGPDIRPDASPDPKPKADPNPDIKPKADPVPEEARRVTAAFRLAAQRSLGPRSGDLFVLPSKYHYIIDGSYIREEHSALPDGEASRAITHEGNHHGTFWDYDTRIPLVLWGPGRVRVGWRSREAATQQDIVPTLAQLIGAVAPEDATGRVLKGALLPAATPPKVVLVLVFDQGGRSMLQAHPEAWPFIRRLRAEGSSFDEARVSHLDPETVVGHVAIGTGAWPARHGIAANTPHLRAMGVTRTAILGPNGPEPMLLDSPSLADVWLRESQGRAVVIAQSMADRAAIGMVGHGAQYAGNPKPICQWYDERRGLWTTLPEVYRRPDYLADLRAPLRWPATGDWRGHLVQTPVALRMSPGAAAFDGLAMREMVAREPLGEDEVPDLIFWSIKATDYVAHRYGLESLETRDALRAADEEARKTVEALVQRVGRENLLIVFTADHGGGPLPERYGGARLSCEGVAAWINQRFDRRQNDRPVALAVTSNQVFLDDGECAAQGVTPDQVAEALKAWKPFGKPFFEAVLTRAEVEATR; this is encoded by the coding sequence ATGCCGCGTACATCATGGGTTCAAGGGGGCCAGGCCCTCGCCTTGACGGGGTTGCTGCTGGCCTCGACCCCTGGCTTCGACGGACCGGCAGGGGCCGTGCCTGCGCCAGGGGACAAGAACGACGGCGGCGGGGAGCGCAAGGCGCCAGCGGGGCCTGACATTCGGCCGGACGCCAGTCCTGACCCCAAGCCCAAGGCCGACCCCAATCCCGACATCAAGCCCAAGGCCGACCCCGTGCCCGAGGAGGCGCGCCGCGTCACGGCCGCCTTTCGCCTGGCGGCGCAGCGTTCGCTGGGGCCGCGCAGCGGCGACCTGTTCGTGCTGCCGTCGAAGTATCACTACATCATCGACGGCAGCTACATCCGCGAGGAGCACTCGGCCCTGCCCGACGGGGAGGCCAGCCGCGCGATCACCCACGAGGGCAATCATCACGGCACCTTCTGGGATTACGACACCCGCATCCCGCTGGTGCTGTGGGGCCCCGGGCGGGTGCGCGTCGGTTGGCGCAGTCGCGAGGCGGCCACCCAGCAGGACATCGTGCCGACCCTGGCCCAGCTGATCGGGGCGGTGGCCCCCGAGGACGCGACGGGGCGCGTGTTGAAGGGGGCGCTGTTGCCCGCCGCGACCCCGCCCAAGGTCGTGCTGGTGCTGGTCTTCGACCAGGGCGGGCGCTCCATGCTGCAGGCTCATCCCGAGGCCTGGCCCTTCATCCGGCGCTTGCGGGCGGAAGGTTCCTCTTTCGACGAGGCCCGCGTCTCCCACCTCGACCCCGAGACGGTGGTGGGCCATGTGGCGATCGGCACCGGCGCCTGGCCGGCGCGCCACGGCATTGCCGCCAACACGCCGCACCTGCGGGCCATGGGCGTGACGCGCACGGCCATTCTGGGGCCGAACGGGCCGGAGCCGATGCTGCTCGATAGTCCGTCCCTGGCGGATGTCTGGCTGCGGGAGTCGCAGGGCCGCGCCGTCGTGATCGCCCAATCGATGGCCGACCGGGCCGCGATCGGGATGGTCGGCCACGGGGCGCAGTACGCGGGCAATCCGAAGCCGATCTGCCAGTGGTACGACGAGCGCCGGGGCCTCTGGACCACCCTGCCGGAGGTCTACCGCCGGCCTGACTACCTGGCGGATCTGCGCGCCCCGCTGCGCTGGCCGGCGACGGGCGACTGGCGCGGTCACCTGGTCCAGACCCCCGTGGCGCTGCGCATGTCGCCCGGGGCGGCCGCCTTCGATGGGCTGGCCATGCGCGAGATGGTCGCGCGGGAGCCGCTCGGCGAGGACGAGGTGCCCGACCTGATTTTCTGGAGCATCAAGGCCACCGACTACGTCGCGCACCGCTACGGCCTCGAATCGCTGGAAACCCGCGATGCGCTGCGCGCCGCCGACGAGGAGGCGCGCAAGACGGTCGAGGCCCTGGTGCAGCGGGTGGGGCGCGAGAACCTGCTGATCGTCTTCACGGCCGATCACGGGGGCGGGCCGCTGCCGGAACGCTACGGGGGCGCGCGCCTGAGCTGTGAGGGCGTGGCTGCCTGGATCAACCAGCGCTTCGACCGGCGCCAGAACGATCGCCCGGTGGCCCTGGCCGTGACCAGCAACCAGGTCTTTCTCGACGACGGCGAGTGCGCGGCGCAGGGCGTCACGCCGGACCAGGTGGCGGAGGCCCTCAAGGCCTGGAAACCCTTCGGGAAGCCGTTTTTTGAGGCTGTCCTGACCCGTGCCGAGGTCGAGGCGACCCGCTGA
- a CDS encoding ABC transporter permease produces the protein MNLPALFWAELQREAILLVRHPFELVSRLFWNLGFALMIFFGFQSVGSGLPGFQEGQMGRMLGLLITYIAINGISNGVDLLLREAQTGTLEQAALSPPPLVVVLLMRDLASYIEMLARFALVLAIAVGITGVQFHLDVPGMALLLTLMYLGMEGLGLMLAAVALLYKRIVTLNQLAVMLVFGLAILPLEGLPGWMSAFVAHFPFTQALQLLRDLAVKGVPLVDLWASGRILSLSLHAVLFLGIGALVFHAAERKARDWGTLNQY, from the coding sequence GTGAACCTTCCCGCTCTGTTCTGGGCTGAATTGCAGCGCGAGGCCATCTTGCTGGTGCGCCACCCGTTCGAACTGGTCTCGCGCCTGTTCTGGAACCTGGGCTTCGCGCTGATGATCTTCTTCGGCTTTCAAAGCGTCGGCTCGGGCCTGCCAGGCTTTCAAGAGGGCCAGATGGGCCGCATGCTCGGCCTGCTGATCACCTACATCGCCATCAACGGCATCTCCAACGGCGTCGACCTGTTGCTGCGCGAGGCGCAGACCGGCACGCTGGAGCAGGCGGCCCTCTCGCCGCCGCCGCTGGTGGTGGTCCTGCTGATGCGCGACCTGGCCTCCTACATCGAGATGCTGGCCCGCTTCGCGCTGGTGCTGGCGATCGCCGTGGGCATCACGGGCGTCCAGTTCCACCTCGACGTGCCGGGGATGGCGCTGCTGCTGACCCTGATGTACCTGGGCATGGAGGGCCTCGGCCTGATGCTGGCAGCGGTGGCGCTGCTCTACAAGCGCATCGTGACCCTGAACCAGCTGGCCGTCATGCTGGTGTTCGGCCTGGCGATCCTGCCGCTGGAGGGCTTGCCCGGCTGGATGAGCGCGTTCGTGGCGCATTTCCCCTTCACCCAGGCCCTGCAGCTGCTGCGCGACCTGGCCGTCAAGGGGGTGCCGCTGGTCGACCTCTGGGCCAGCGGGCGGATCCTGAGCCTGAGCCTGCACGCCGTCCTGTTCCTGGGCATCGGCGCGCTGGTCTTCCACGCGGCCGAGCGCAAGGCGCGCGACTGGGGCACGCTGAACCAGTACTGA
- a CDS encoding ABC transporter ATP-binding protein has translation MPPAATPILHVSGVTKVYPGRFRQAPLTAVQDVSFDVRAGEILGLLGPNGAGKSTTLKMVTGLLRPTSGRITIAEIDVAARRSQAVRQVGAVLEGNRNLHWKLTARENLRYFGALKGVTGLRQRVEAVIATLDLSAHTHKRVGELSRGLQQRVAIGIALLGTPRLLVLDEPTLGLDVIAASEFQRTIRAIAETGCAIVLTTHQMEVAQALSHRIAIIAAGRLAALDSLATMREAYRTPGYEVCVRGSLSPAFLARLEQAGGRCAREASGAGRLYLPEGQGDALYDMLAALREEAVELVSLQQQEVDLEAIYRRIVEAPAP, from the coding sequence TTGCCCCCCGCTGCCACGCCCATCCTGCACGTCTCCGGCGTCACCAAGGTCTACCCCGGCCGCTTTCGCCAGGCGCCCCTGACGGCGGTGCAGGATGTCTCCTTCGACGTCCGCGCCGGGGAAATCCTGGGCTTGCTGGGACCCAACGGGGCCGGCAAGAGCACCACGTTGAAGATGGTGACGGGCTTGCTGCGGCCCACCAGCGGCCGCATCACGATCGCCGAGATCGACGTGGCCGCCCGACGCTCGCAGGCCGTTCGGCAGGTGGGCGCGGTACTGGAAGGCAATCGCAACCTGCACTGGAAGCTGACGGCCCGGGAGAACCTGCGTTACTTCGGCGCCCTCAAGGGCGTGACGGGGCTGCGCCAGCGGGTCGAGGCGGTGATCGCGACGCTCGACCTGAGCGCCCACACCCACAAGCGCGTGGGGGAGCTGTCGCGCGGCTTGCAACAGCGCGTGGCGATCGGCATCGCGCTGCTGGGCACGCCGCGCTTGCTGGTGCTCGACGAACCCACGTTGGGGCTGGACGTGATCGCCGCCAGCGAGTTTCAGCGCACCATCCGGGCGATCGCCGAGACCGGCTGCGCGATCGTCCTGACGACCCACCAGATGGAGGTCGCGCAGGCGCTCTCGCACCGCATCGCCATCATCGCCGCGGGACGGCTGGCCGCGCTCGACTCGCTGGCGACCATGCGCGAGGCCTACCGCACTCCCGGTTACGAGGTCTGCGTGCGCGGCAGCCTGTCGCCCGCCTTCCTGGCCCGGCTGGAGCAGGCCGGCGGCCGCTGCGCGCGCGAGGCCTCTGGGGCGGGCCGCCTGTACCTGCCGGAGGGGCAAGGCGATGCCCTCTACGACATGCTGGCCGCCCTGCGCGAGGAGGCGGTCGAACTCGTCAGCCTGCAACAGCAGGAGGTGGATCTGGAAGCCATCTACCGCCGGATCGTGGAGGCGCCTGCCCCGTGA
- a CDS encoding MarR family transcriptional regulator — protein sequence MTDPVPDDVSLVPVFRALMTCHAQVSRVAARYIESLGLTPSQFDVIVTLGDTPGMTCSELGRRTLISKGTLTPVLDRLEARGLVTRQRGETDARQVRVALTPAGDAEYRRVFLPHVAQLRTHLDRLSADRQAALVAALGELQRVFTDA from the coding sequence GTGACCGACCCCGTCCCCGACGACGTCTCGCTGGTGCCCGTCTTTCGGGCCCTGATGACGTGCCACGCCCAGGTCTCGCGCGTGGCGGCACGCTACATCGAGTCGCTGGGGCTCACGCCCTCTCAGTTCGACGTGATCGTCACGCTGGGCGACACACCCGGCATGACCTGCAGTGAACTCGGGCGCCGCACGCTGATTTCCAAGGGCACCCTGACGCCGGTGCTCGACCGCCTGGAAGCGCGGGGCCTGGTCACGCGCCAGCGCGGGGAGACGGATGCCCGCCAGGTGCGGGTGGCCCTCACGCCCGCCGGCGACGCGGAATACCGCCGCGTGTTCCTGCCGCACGTGGCCCAGCTGCGCACCCACCTCGACCGGCTGAGTGCGGACCGTCAAGCGGCCCTGGTTGCCGCTCTCGGGGAGTTGCAACGGGTATTCACCGACGCCTGA
- a CDS encoding DUF3294 domain-containing protein, with amino-acid sequence MTTATETRPSLAAEMLDAWLASYKSAVWSQEQLEQLTAGWISQTRTMRQDGQKVMEILVSQAKGQADEMTRLSEASLQRVMAQVPAWDALTAADLRRQVAELNQRVEALSADKA; translated from the coding sequence ATGACCACTGCGACCGAAACCCGCCCCTCCCTGGCTGCCGAGATGCTGGATGCCTGGCTGGCCAGTTACAAGAGCGCCGTCTGGAGCCAGGAGCAGCTGGAGCAGCTGACGGCCGGCTGGATCAGCCAGACCCGCACCATGCGCCAGGACGGCCAGAAGGTGATGGAAATTCTCGTGTCGCAGGCCAAGGGCCAGGCGGATGAGATGACGCGCCTGTCCGAGGCCTCGCTGCAGCGCGTGATGGCGCAGGTGCCGGCCTGGGATGCGCTCACCGCCGCCGACCTGCGTCGTCAGGTGGCCGAGTTGAACCAGCGCGTCGAGGCCCTGAGCGCCGACAAGGCTTGA
- the phaC gene encoding class III poly(R)-hydroxyalkanoic acid synthase subunit PhaC, with protein MNAQTDWITQARQELEKNWRRSEAWLKYAQRPGSVAVGQTPKEVIWTSNKAKLYRYHADQVKHATPLLLVYALINRPYILDLTPGNSLVEYLVGQGYQVYMLDWGQAGEEDAGLRLDDYVQDYMLRAVRQVLKDSGHARLSLLGYCQGGTLSTMFAALHPDLVKNLVLLTTPIDFRDAGLYTAWLNPRHFDVDRLADVMGLIPAGMMDLGAKLLKPMQNLYGPYMTLLDRLDDETFVEGWRVMDHWVNDGVPFPGAAYRQWVKDFYQGNQLVQDGITLKGQPVRLSNLTANLLNVYAELDHICPPCQSKPLMERVGSEDKTLLSVKAGHVGVVAGRAARKNFFPQLDAWLAARS; from the coding sequence ATGAACGCCCAAACCGACTGGATCACGCAGGCTCGCCAGGAACTGGAAAAGAACTGGCGTCGTAGCGAAGCGTGGCTGAAGTACGCGCAGCGCCCCGGCAGCGTGGCCGTCGGTCAGACGCCCAAGGAGGTCATCTGGACCTCCAACAAGGCCAAGCTGTACCGCTACCACGCGGACCAGGTGAAGCACGCCACGCCCTTGCTGCTGGTGTACGCGCTGATCAACCGGCCGTACATTCTTGACCTGACGCCGGGCAACAGCCTGGTGGAGTATCTGGTGGGCCAGGGCTACCAGGTGTACATGCTCGATTGGGGTCAGGCCGGCGAAGAAGACGCAGGCTTGCGCCTCGACGACTACGTGCAGGACTACATGCTGCGTGCCGTGCGGCAGGTGCTGAAGGACTCCGGCCACGCGCGCCTCTCGCTGCTGGGCTACTGCCAGGGCGGGACGCTGTCGACCATGTTCGCGGCCCTGCACCCGGACCTGGTCAAAAACCTGGTCCTGCTCACCACGCCGATCGACTTCCGCGACGCAGGTCTCTACACGGCCTGGCTCAACCCTCGCCACTTCGACGTCGACCGCCTGGCCGACGTGATGGGCTTGATTCCGGCCGGCATGATGGACCTGGGTGCCAAGCTGCTCAAGCCGATGCAGAACCTCTACGGTCCCTACATGACCCTGCTCGACCGCCTCGATGACGAGACCTTCGTCGAAGGCTGGCGGGTCATGGACCACTGGGTCAACGACGGGGTCCCCTTCCCCGGCGCGGCCTACCGGCAGTGGGTCAAGGACTTCTACCAGGGCAACCAGCTGGTGCAGGACGGCATCACCTTGAAAGGCCAGCCCGTGCGCCTGAGCAACCTCACGGCCAACCTCTTGAACGTGTACGCCGAACTCGACCACATTTGCCCGCCCTGCCAGTCCAAGCCCCTGATGGAGCGGGTCGGCAGCGAGGACAAGACCCTGCTGTCGGTCAAGGCCGGGCATGTGGGCGTGGTGGCCGGGCGGGCGGCCAGGAAGAACTTCTTCCCGCAGCTGGATGCCTGGCTGGCGGCCCGCAGCTAA
- a CDS encoding M48 family metalloprotease, with protein sequence MFRIARKPILKALNLEEAFLARTAVARERIAYALRAGLPLSKDLQAQHAEVSRLVDTFTRAGRRPGAPAVAEAQLNQLAEALDQGSADLVYRVLRNQALGAFRKARQITDAALPYQPRTTSAPSRLARWFQALDEKALDLISPVRPGGPLRKQVIRDVKHLSATNAPGPLGVSLKWSRKNVINASSHGDNTYTISEKTAKQFSRDTVGCVMGHELAHDRHLDLVGDDMARQAMAAIAPDSPLLKADVAAARKKVMTKLSVVAEAQADADGVRFAARAGHDPRAFGDFFAHVEARNLPDSHYAAVGYPTPRQRRQGVERIIAAEDLVRVATEARGRRPA encoded by the coding sequence GTGTTTCGCATCGCACGCAAGCCGATTCTCAAGGCGCTGAATCTCGAAGAAGCCTTTCTGGCGCGCACCGCCGTCGCGCGTGAGCGCATCGCCTACGCCCTGCGCGCGGGCCTGCCGCTCTCCAAGGACCTGCAGGCCCAGCACGCCGAGGTCAGCCGCCTGGTCGATACCTTTACGCGGGCGGGCCGACGCCCCGGCGCCCCCGCCGTGGCCGAGGCGCAGCTGAACCAGCTGGCCGAGGCGCTCGATCAGGGGTCGGCCGACCTGGTCTACCGCGTGCTGCGCAACCAGGCCCTGGGGGCCTTCCGCAAGGCCCGTCAGATCACCGACGCCGCGCTCCCGTACCAGCCTCGCACCACCTCGGCGCCTTCGCGGCTGGCCCGCTGGTTCCAGGCGCTGGATGAGAAGGCCCTCGACCTGATCAGCCCCGTGCGCCCGGGCGGGCCGCTGCGCAAGCAGGTCATCCGCGACGTGAAACACCTGTCGGCCACCAACGCCCCCGGTCCGCTGGGCGTGTCGCTGAAATGGAGCCGCAAGAACGTGATCAACGCCTCGAGCCATGGCGACAACACCTACACCATCTCCGAGAAGACCGCCAAGCAATTTTCCCGCGACACGGTGGGCTGCGTGATGGGACACGAATTGGCGCACGACCGCCACCTGGACCTGGTGGGAGACGACATGGCGCGCCAGGCCATGGCGGCGATCGCCCCGGATTCCCCGCTGCTGAAGGCCGATGTGGCGGCCGCGCGCAAGAAGGTCATGACCAAGCTCAGCGTGGTGGCGGAAGCCCAGGCCGATGCGGACGGTGTGCGTTTCGCCGCCCGCGCCGGCCACGACCCGCGCGCCTTCGGCGACTTCTTCGCCCACGTGGAGGCCCGCAACCTGCCCGATTCCCATTACGCCGCCGTCGGCTATCCGACGCCCCGCCAGCGCCGCCAGGGCGTGGAACGCATCATCGCCGCCGAGGACCTGGTGCGGGTGGCGACAGAGGCCCGCGGCCGGCGTCCCGCCTGA